From one Trifolium pratense cultivar HEN17-A07 linkage group LG1, ARS_RC_1.1, whole genome shotgun sequence genomic stretch:
- the LOC123898176 gene encoding uncharacterized protein LOC123898176 — protein sequence MEKDWANLDSLALNTILEKLMEPIYQIWFGCVCKNWYSVAKLNHQNNHQFRSNILPMLMIPTESPEKRGLYSVLGNRVYPFQLTMLYKKRCCGSSHGWLATVDENYVITWVNPFKDVAPISLPRIHCHWSYNNYEFNVHKVTLSDDPITSPNDYVVAVIYSIRGLLAFIKAGQEFWTYIQDTNHFGFIDVTFYKGLVYAVNRWKTIVSFDLCYSSDPSGMERKIPNVALQGSYDETYSPLTYLVKSLEGELWMVRRFIIREDTDGDDIFYNKGTESILVFKLELDDKGEKVTHLVELESLGDNILFVGDNDSITLSASYFSGYLQKDSIYYSDNYYDDEPDPYPNGPFDLGIYNVKHRSFGVHCPYKPYFKGMVPPIWVAPPFQWVDECFDLFFN from the coding sequence ATGGAGAAAGATTGGGCTAACTTGGATTCACTTGCTCTCAACACGATTCTTGAGAAATTAATGGAACCAATTTATCAAATTTGGTTTGGTTGCGTCTGCAAGAATTGGTACTCAGTTGCAAAGCTTAACCATCAAAACAACCACCAATTTAGGAGCAATATATTGCCTATGCTAATGATTCCTACAGAGAGTCCCGAGAAGAGAGGTCTGTATAGCGTACTAGGAAACCGAGTGTACCCATTTCAATTGACAATGCTTTACAAAAAACGATGTTGTGGCTCGAGTCATGGCTGGCTTGCGACGGTAGATGAAAACTATGTCATAACTTGGGTGAATCCCTTTAAGGATGTAGCTCCTATTAGTTTGCCGCGCATTCATTGTCATTGGTCATATAACAATTATGAATTCAATGTGCATAAGGTTACTTTGTCAGATGATCCGATAACAAGTCCAAATGATTATGTGGTTGCAGTAATTTACTCTATTCGTGGTCTTCTTGCTTTCATAAAAGCCGGACAAGAGTTTTGGACATACATACAAGACACCAACCATTTTGGTTTCATTGATGTTACATTCTACAAAGGTTTGGTGTATGCTGTAAATCGTTGGAAAACTATTGTTTCCTTTGATTTATGTTATTCAAGTGACCCTTCTGGCATGGAAAGGAAAATTCCAAATGTTGCTTTACAAGGAAGCTACGATGAAACTTATTCCCCACTAACTTATCTAGTGAAATCGTTGGAGGGAGAGTTGTGGATGGTGAGAAGGTTTATAATTAGAGAGGACACCGATGGCGATGATATCTTTTACAATAAAGGTACTGAAAGTATACTTGTATTTAAGTTGGAATTGGATGACAAAGGTGAGAAGGTTACGCATTTGGTTGAACTTGAGAGTTTGGGAGATAACATTTTATTTGTGGGCGACAATGATTCAATAACTCTATCGGCTTCATATTTCTCAGGTTATCTACAAAAAGATTCAATTTACTATTCTGATAATTATTATGACGATGAACCAGATCCTTATCCCAATGGTCCTTTTGATTTGGGAATCTATAATGTGAAACATAGGAGCTTTGGTGTTCATTGTCCTTACAAACCTTACTTCAAGGGTATGGTACCTCCTATATGGGTTGCTCCACCTTTTCAGTGGGTTGATGAgtgttttgatttgttttttaattag
- the LOC123898584 gene encoding lachrymatory-factor synthase-like, producing MEQNMVERWEGKVSTKLTNITKQQAWSLIKDFFNLHKRFPNLATCYGIHGSNGEPGCIRYCAGFSLPSDGSQEVSWSKERLVAVDDVDLSLKYEIVDCNIGFKSYESMMRVISDDGDGCMIEWFFGVDPVEDLEFEDLVSKYRIALQLMAHKMEQEIATSLHSNGM from the coding sequence ATGGAGCAAAACATGGTTGAAAGATGGGAAGGCAAGGTTTCAACCAAACTCACAAACATCACCAAACAACAAGCATGGTCACTCATCAAAGATTTTTTCAATCTCCACAAACGTTTCCCTAATCTCGCCACGTGTTACGGGATCCACGGATCTAACGGTGAGCCAGGCTGCATAAGATACTGTGCGGGATTCTCTCTCCCATCTGACGGCTCCCAAGAAGTGAGCTGGTCAAAGGAGAGATTGGTAGCCGTTGATGATGTTGACTTGAGTCTCAAGTACGAGATTGTGGATTGTAATATTGGGTTTAAGTCTTATGAGTCAATGATGAGGGTAATTAGTGATGATGGTGATGGGTGCATGATTGAATGGTTCTTTGGTGTTGATCCTGTTGAAGATTTGGAGTTTGAGGATTTGGTGAGTAAGTACCGTATTGCCCTTCAACTTATGGCTCACAAAATGGAACAAGAGATTGCAACTTCACTTCATTCCAATGGGATGTAA